The nucleotide window GCGACGGCTCCTTTACGCTCACGGCCACGGGCGGCGCCTCCGGCAACCCGATCACCTACAGTAGCGGCGACACCACCGTGGCCACGGCGAACGGCGCCACGGTCACCATTGTGGGGGCCGGCACCACCACCATCATTGCCAGCCAGGCCGGCACCCCGGGAGCATACGCCTCGGCCACGGCCCAGCAGAGCCTGACCGTCACCAAGGCGCTCCTCGCGGTCACGGCCGACAACAAACAGCGTACCTACAACAGCGCCAACCCGACCTTCACGGCCACCTACATCGGTTTCGTCAATGGTGACGACAGCTCCGTGGTCACCGGGGTCCCCACCTTCACCACCGCCGCCGTCCAGGCCAGCCCCGCCGGGAGCTACCCCATCGTCCCGGTGGTGAGCGGCCTCTCGGCCACCAACTACACCTTTGTAGCCGCCAATGGCACCCTGGCCATCGACGTGGCCAGCCAGACCGTCACGTTTGCCGAATTAGCGGCCAGGATCTATGGCGACACGCCCTTCGACCTCTCCGCCACGGGGGGCGGCTCCAACAACCCGGTCACCTTCGCGAGCAGCAACCCGGCGGTGGCCACGGTCAACGGCGCCACGGTCACCATCCTGGGCTCGGGCAGCAGCACCATCATTGCCAGCCAGGCCGGGGACGGCAACTTCGCCGCGGCCTCGGCCCAGCAGACTCTGACGGTCAACCGGGCCGTCCTCACCGTCACGGCCGAGAACAAGACCAGGAGCTTCGGCACGGCCAATCCCTTGTTGAGCGTTACCTACGGCGGATTCGTAAACAACGAGAACGCCTCGGTCCTGGTCGGCTCGCCCTCTCTGGTCTGCACCGCCGACAGCTCCAGCACGGTGGGGAGCTACCCGATCACTGTGGGAGCGGGCAACCTCTCCTCGAACAACTACAGCTTCACCTATGCCGGCGGCACACTGACCATAGCCGCGGCCACCGCAACGGTAACCCTGGGCAACTTGGAGGCGGTCTACGACGGCACGCCCAAGGCCGTGACCGCCACCACCACTCCGGCCGGCCTCCCGGTGGAGGTCAGCTACAATGGGGTTCCCACACCGCCCAGCGCAGTGGGGAGCTATCCGGTTGCCGCCACAATCAACACCGTCAACTACACCGGAACGGCCAGCGGAACCCTGGTGATCGCCTTCGCCAGCACCCCGCCCGTCCTGACCGTCTCCACCCTGGCGAACAACAGTGTCACCAATAACGCCGTCCTCAACATCAGCGGCACGGCCACCGCCATCAACGGCATCAGGTCGCTCACCGTCAACGGCACGGCGGTGACCCTGGCCGCCAACGGCAGTTTCTCTCTGGCCCTCACCCTGCAACAGGGCATGAACACCGTCACCACAATCGCAACCGACAACGCTGGCACGACCACCACCGACAGCCGCAACATCACCCTGGATACCACCGCACCGGCGATCATCGTCGCCTTACCTGCCGACAACAGCGTCCTGGCTGTTTCCTTTGTAACGGTAACCGGAACCGTGGACAAAACCGCCACGGTCCAGGCGACCGTCAACGGTGGCACCGCCCAATCCGCCGCCATGAACGGCAACACTTTCAGCGTCACCCTCAACCTGGCTGCCGGGACGAACACCATAACCGTCAGTGCCGTTGACCTGGCCGGTAACCACGCCACGGTCAAGCGAACCGTGGTTTCCGACACCACCATGCCGACCCTGTCAATCACCGATCCTGCCCAGGACATCACCACCAGCCAGGCATCCCTGACCATCTCCGGCACAGCCAGCGATAGCGTAACCGACGTGAGCGTCACCATCACCTGTGACGGCCAAATCTATACGCCGCCTGTGGCAAACGGTGCCTTCCAGCAGTTGATCAGCTTTGCATCGGCGAAGCAGTACGCCATAACCGTAACCGCAACGAACCAGGCCGGCAACAGCGTCACGACGCAGCGGAACGTGATCTATGTCTTGTCTGCGCTTCCTTCCGGCGACATCAACGGGGACGGCAAGGTGGACATTGCCGATGCCTTGTTGGCGTTGCAGATGGCCGTGGGGCTGTCCACCCCCACGTCAGCCCAACTGGCGGCCGGCGACGTGGCCCCGCTGGTGAACGGCAAGCCGGCGCCGGACGGAACCATCGACATAGCCGACGCCATGCTGATACTCGAAAAGGCGGTTGGACTGCTGACGTGGTGATAGTAATACGTGGTGATAGTAATAGATAGAACTTGAAAGATAGTTCGAGGATATCACATGAAGAAATTCGCAATCATTGCGTTGTCACTGCTGGTAATACTCACCCTTGCCGCCTGCGGCGAAGACGGCAGTTCCGGCACCACCAAAACCGTAGTCAGCGGCATCGCCTCCAAGGGGCCGATCATCAACGGCACCGTTATTATTTATGCCGTCACCGATGGAGCCAAAGGCGACCTGCTGGCCGCCGTCACCACCGATGCCGGTGGCAATTATTCCGCAGATCTTGGTAGTTATACCGGTCCGGTCATGGTCGAGGCGAGCGGCTCCTATCTGGACGAGGCCACCGGCGAGTTCAAGACCGTTCCGGCCGACTCTCCCCTCCGTGCCGCGCTGCCCGCGGCCCAAGGCATGGTCAGCCTGCCGGTGACCCCCATCACTGAACTTGCCTATATCAAGACGGGGGGCACTCTGACCCCGGATTCAATAAGCGCCGCCAACTCCCTGGTCTCCAGCCTCTTCAAGGTTAACATTGTCGCCACGCTGCCGGTGGCGCCGACCGCCGGTGCACTGGCCGGCGCCACCCAAGCCCAGCAGGACTATACCCTGGCCCTGGCCACCATCTCCCAAGTGGTCAAGGATGCGGGGGGCAACCTTACCGACACCCTGAACACCCTGGCCCAAAGCATCACCACCACGGGCATGTCATCCGATGCTGCTGCAACGGTCCAAGCTGCCTTGACTACTTTCGTCACCACTAACACCAACAACCAGACCGGCGTGACCAACACCTCCAGCACCGGCCTGACGAACATCGGCACCCTGTCAAAGAGTTATAAGCTGAGCCTCCAGGGAGGTTTCAGCCCAGGCAGCGTAACCGGACTTCAGTTCAACCTGTCTCTCCCGGCAGGCGTCACCCTCGATGTCAACAATTCCACCTCGGCAGTCCTGGCCAGCAGCCTTGTACTCTCCGGTAATGCACCGACCGATGCCCTGCTCGCCACTAGATATGCGAACGGGACCGTAACCATCGGCATTCTCACCACGAGCGGCTTTAGCGTGGGCGAGATAGCCACGCTGACTTGCAACATCCCGGCCGGAGTGAGCACGCCTAGCGCCTCCTCGTTCTCCGCTACCAACCTCAGGAGCATCGATAAAAACGGTGTAACCGTGGCAGGAGCGTCGATAAGCATCCAGTAGTGGAACAGTTGAAGTGGGGTCTATTTTTTAATAAAACCGGTTTCGTTGTTCATTACCATTATTCATCCAAGACAAGGCAATGTTCCAAATCAGAGATTTGGGGTAAACACTCAACGGATTCTGGGGTTAACTCGATGCAATCCTTCTTTCAGGTGGTCATTATTATGAAATGGATCAGGATTTTTTTTTGCTGCTGTTTACTGCTAACATTAATGTTATTAAGTGGGTTGCGTGAAGCCATTGCTGATGCTGACTACACGCCGTCGAATTGTTTTATTGATGTATATTATAAGGTTGATTTTAATTCTTTGCATCCAGGTGATATATTTTCTTGTGGTAATATTCAGTACACTGTTGGAAAATTTGAATATTATTCATATTATGAAAAATTTGTGTATGATGAAAACTGTAATACGTATATTAGCGAAGGAGATAATAATGGTCGCATTAGTTTTGAGAATGGTTATATAAATTTAGAAACAGTATATTGGAGAATACCTGTTGGTGGATATTGTCATTACTCTCTTGACTACGTGCGTTATTCTAGTTCAATGGCTTGTAAAGATATTTTAGGCATTTCTGACTTTTCTATAAACAGAAATATGCCAGTCCCAACCTCTGTAGGCGACGTCGGCATCAATGGCACAATCTCCAATTCAACAGGGCAGGCAATAAACTGGACTATCGACGTACTCGACAAGACTTACACTGGCACCGGCACATCAGTCGAGACCACCTGGGACGGCAATTACGCCAATGGCACCGCGGTAGAACCTGGCACTTACTCAGCCATACTTACTGTCACAACCGCCGATGGCATTTGCAACGATAGTAAAACCATCAACTTCACCGTTGTCCCCACATCTATAGACAAAAATAAAGCTTGTCGTAGTGCAAATACCGGTTCTTCGGCAGACACGGCCACTGGCAGTCTTTCCCACTCACAAGACCTGTTCTCATCCAACGGCGGTGCTTTGCCGATTGAAATGTCTCTGTACTACAACAGCCTTGATCCGCACAACGACTCTCTGGGGCGAGGCTGGAGCCATAATTACGACTATACGCTCACTGTGAACAATATCAAAGGTACAGTGCTTATTACAGAACCAAACTATAATTACGAATTTTTCACCCCCTCAAATGGCAGCTACGCCGCATTACCCGGCAACCTATCGACCCTGGTAAAGAATGCGGACGGCACCTTCCGCCTGACCCATCCTGATGGGCAAGTATATACCTTTACCGATGGCGACATTACCAGTATTGCAGACCGCAATGGCAACACAACCACTTTTGTTTACAGTGGCGACAATCTAGCCACTGTCACAGATCCATTAGGGCGGGTAATATCCTTTGCCTACGATAGCTCTGGCAATCTGACATTGGTTACCGATCCCACCGGCAATGCCTATTCCTTCTCCGTGGGGGACACTCTCTCTTCGGTCACGCAGCCAGACGGGGGCATATGGCGGTACACCTATGACACCGGCAATTATATGCTCACCAAAACCGACCCGTTAGGGAACGTCACGACCTACATCTATGATGACAAGCACCGGTTAATTTCTTCCATTGATCCCCTGGGTCAGTCTAGGGGCATAACTTATCCTACGACAACAGGCAAGATACGGAGCAGCACCTTCACTGAAAAAGATGGCGGAACCTGGATATACACCTACGACACAACCACCGGCACCCTGACCAGTAAAACCGACCCGCTCGGAAACAGTGCCAGCTTCACCTACGACAGCAACGGAAACATGCTCACCAGGATCGAGCCAGGTGTGGGCACCACAAGTTACAACTACGACAGTCAGGGTAATGCGACTTCAGTGACCAATCCACTCAATCAGACAGTCACCTATACCTATAACGCCCTCGGCCAGGTACTGACCGAGACCGGAGCGCAGGGGACGACCACCAACACCTACGACGCCAAGGGCAACCTTCTGACCTCCACCGATCCTGCAGGGGCGACCACCACATACGAATACGACACCAAAGGGAATCGGACCAAAATCACCAATGCCAAAAATCAAGTTACAATTATGACTTACAATACAGCCGGGCTCCTTGCCTCGACAACTGACCAGACCGGCGCCGTTACCAGCTATGCATATAACGCAATGGGAAACATGCTGACCAACACCGATGCAGCAGGCAGGACAACTACCTTCACCTATGACGGCATGAACCGACTGGGCAGCGTCACCGACCCGCTCGGCAACGTCACGACATACGCCTATGACAAGCTAGGCAGACGAGTTTCCCAGACCGACGCCAACGGTAACACAACAACATACAAATACAAC belongs to Geobacter sp. SVR and includes:
- a CDS encoding RHS repeat-associated core domain-containing protein, giving the protein MKWIRIFFCCCLLLTLMLLSGLREAIADADYTPSNCFIDVYYKVDFNSLHPGDIFSCGNIQYTVGKFEYYSYYEKFVYDENCNTYISEGDNNGRISFENGYINLETVYWRIPVGGYCHYSLDYVRYSSSMACKDILGISDFSINRNMPVPTSVGDVGINGTISNSTGQAINWTIDVLDKTYTGTGTSVETTWDGNYANGTAVEPGTYSAILTVTTADGICNDSKTINFTVVPTSIDKNKACRSANTGSSADTATGSLSHSQDLFSSNGGALPIEMSLYYNSLDPHNDSLGRGWSHNYDYTLTVNNIKGTVLITEPNYNYEFFTPSNGSYAALPGNLSTLVKNADGTFRLTHPDGQVYTFTDGDITSIADRNGNTTTFVYSGDNLATVTDPLGRVISFAYDSSGNLTLVTDPTGNAYSFSVGDTLSSVTQPDGGIWRYTYDTGNYMLTKTDPLGNVTTYIYDDKHRLISSIDPLGQSRGITYPTTTGKIRSSTFTEKDGGTWIYTYDTTTGTLTSKTDPLGNSASFTYDSNGNMLTRIEPGVGTTSYNYDSQGNATSVTNPLNQTVTYTYNALGQVLTETGAQGTTTNTYDAKGNLLTSTDPAGATTTYEYDTKGNRTKITNAKNQVTIMTYNTAGLLASTTDQTGAVTSYAYNAMGNMLTNTDAAGRTTTFTYDGMNRLGSVTDPLGNVTTYAYDKLGRRVSQTDANGNTTTYKYNYKGQMIEAKDALGNTTTYTYGATGCPSCGGGVDKLTSLTDAKGQATSYQYDLLGRMTKDTDPLNKTINFAYDAAGNPQTKTDADGSTISYSYDALKRLTGKTYPDSTTESYTYNAAGRLQSVSNPNITYTYTYDAAGRITSAIDSRGYSLAYEYDVLGNRTKTTLQPGGPDQRVTSYGYDNANRMTTITTPAGTFTYGYDTLGRRTGLAYPNQIATNYTYDNGDRLTGISHTAGATTIAVTTYPSFDNTSNRKSKTTDNGTEQYSYDAIYRLTQAITSKGTERFTYDVVGNRLTGPGAKDTGYLYNAGNQMTKGRQFSYAYDNNGSQVERSIPAATDKSWNLSWDFENRLTKMEKTKGTTEKHTVTFKYDPLGRRIEKKLTTALDGVMKTSTWIYVYDNDNVAQEIYTDPSGTATKTWYTHGAGTDEHLALERNGSYYYYHSDGLGSITAITDASWNVLQSYTYDSFGMVKPSTSFRNSYTYTSREWDKETGLYYYRARYYDPMEGRFLSVDPVPFKNRTRDQLNSYAYTANNPINFTDPSGENIYGNWCGPGGSGPVKDGVDAICKNHDDCFDKGGVTWKNNVFGTGDKDKKQCISDCNKELCSDLMKYNFKTFGEYMGVLAIMSYFNCK